One region of Niallia sp. Man26 genomic DNA includes:
- a CDS encoding MBL fold metallo-hydrolase: protein MIKVYPLGTGGAFTKHYHNNYIFELGDRKLLVDAGTTLRFSLPAAGYKETDVTDIVITHLHADHVGGLEEFAQRCMWLYSYKPNLWIRAELAEGIEDVLKAGLFTDGLQLSDYFHVHYEKDGFQLGNDYEIEFIKTDNLHAKDMLSMGFKLSDKNDNVNIIYTSDIGKHEEALFDKHFDENTKALFHDISFIQTPVHSYIDDVIAYYSDKLALPSLYGMHYADDIDAVEIEKKYGIQMVKIQEPLVFP, encoded by the coding sequence ATGATTAAAGTGTATCCATTAGGAACAGGTGGTGCTTTTACAAAGCATTATCATAATAATTATATATTTGAACTAGGCGACAGAAAGCTTTTGGTTGATGCCGGTACAACGTTGCGCTTCAGTCTGCCTGCGGCTGGCTATAAAGAAACGGATGTAACAGATATTGTGATTACCCATTTGCATGCAGATCATGTCGGGGGCTTGGAGGAGTTTGCGCAGCGCTGCATGTGGCTGTATAGTTATAAGCCAAACTTGTGGATTCGTGCAGAGCTAGCTGAAGGGATAGAGGATGTGCTGAAAGCTGGATTATTTACAGACGGTTTGCAGCTCAGCGATTATTTCCACGTGCATTACGAAAAGGATGGTTTTCAATTAGGCAATGACTATGAAATAGAGTTTATTAAAACAGATAATTTACATGCGAAAGATATGCTCTCAATGGGCTTTAAACTGTCTGACAAGAATGATAATGTTAATATCATTTATACAAGTGATATTGGCAAGCATGAGGAAGCTTTATTTGATAAACATTTTGATGAAAACACGAAAGCACTATTTCATGATATTTCCTTTATTCAAACACCGGTCCATTCCTATATAGATGATGTGATAGCTTATTATTCTGACAAGCTTGCGCTTCCATCTTTATACGGTATGCATTATGCTGATGACATTGATGCAGTAGAAATAGAGAAAAAATACGGAATACAAATGGTGAAGATACAGGAGCCCCTTGTGTTTCCATAA